A single genomic interval of Juglans regia cultivar Chandler chromosome 1, Walnut 2.0, whole genome shotgun sequence harbors:
- the LOC109001321 gene encoding exocyst complex component EXO70B1-like: METNLSENSPSFGRKLDHPPNPREDTEAVFYANQSSETDRLPKENVGEDDRNVDDEEIVQGELTASSGPVSDPHLNFLKVSENIDEFLSSLPSNTDDNNENENVVPVQIPHELIDTFLDLVEAKLSKLEGAAQCGDPDEDLSFLEAVHRISNLTKSLRQLKLDSHGSRIFNRIGGIHQRAMSFLEEEFRFLLEESRTTGSDTKGMQDQQLQMESETTRDMINFPGYPDDVVSSMNKMAKEMISGGYESECCQVYMAARSNELEESLHKQLGFEKHSIDEVQRMQWESLEREIATWTKAFKQCATLYFSGEKALAEAVFSDHPSISASLFGNLTRGVLIQLLDFAEGVAMTKQRSAEKLFKFLDMYENLRDLMPSMESLFEGECGDDLKTEINLARCRLGETAILMFCDLENSIKFDTGKTPVPGGAVHPLIRYSMNYLKYACEYKDTLEQVFREHSKIERADSINRPQYLEDETQSLNNQNETQSRSPFSAQLMRVMELLDSNLEGKAKLYKDVALSNIFMMNNGRYILQKIKGSTEIHGLMGDTWYRKRSSDMRQYHKNYQRETWNKLLGCLNHEGLNVNGKVVKPVLKERFKSFNQMFDEIHKTQSTWVVSDEQLQSELRVSISAVVIPAYRSFLGRFSQYLQAGRQTEKYVKYQPEDIEDCIDKLFEGNPASTARRRP, translated from the coding sequence ATGGAGACCAACCTTTCAGAAAATTCCCCCAGCTTTGGCCGTAAACTGGACCATCCCCCAAATCCCCGCGAGGACACAGAGGCTGTTTTTTATGCAAATCAATCCTCTGAGACCGATCGACTTCCAAAGGAGAACGTCGGAGAGGACGACCGCAATGTAGATGATGAGGAGATTGTCCAAGGAGAACTAACCGCATCTTCAGGTCCTGTGTCCGATCCCCATCTCAACTTCCTGAAGGTTTCCGAGAATATCGATGAGTTTCTCTCGTCTCTCCCCTCTAATACAGATGACAACAATGAAAACGAAAACGTCGTTCCCGTACAAATCCCTCATGAGTTGATCGATACGTTCTTGGATCTCGTGGAAGCCAAGCTTTCAAAGCTCGAGGGGGCAGCCCAGTGCGGTGATCCGGACGAGGACTTGTCGTTTCTTGAAGCTGTGCATCGTATATCCAACCTGACCAAATCCCTCCGTCAATTGAAATTGGACTCTCACGGCTCTCGGATATTCAATCGCATCGGAGGCATTCACCAGCGAGCCATGTCGTTTCTGGAGGAGGAATTCCGGTTTCTCCTAGAAGAATCTCGGACCACTGGGTCCGATACGAAAGGGATGCAAGATCAGCAGCTACAGATGGAATCTGAAACAACCAGAGACATGATCAATTTTCCGGGGTACCCCGACGATGTCGTGTCAAGTATGAACAAAATGGCGAAGGAGATGATATCCGGTGGCTACGAATCTGAGTGCTGCCAGGTTTACATGGCGGCGAGGAGCAACGAGTTGGAAGAGAGCTTGCACAAGCAGTTAGGGTTCGAGAAGCACAGCATCGACGAGGTCCAGAGGATGCAATGGGAGTCGCTAGAGCGAGAGATCGCCACGTGGACCAAAGCTTTCAAGCAATGCGCCACCCTGTACTTCTCCGGAGAGAAGGCCCTAGCCGAGGCGGTCTTCTCGGACCATCCCTCCATCTCCGCCAGCCTCTTTGGCAATCTCACTCGCGGCGTGCTCATACAGCTTCTTGACTTCGCCGAAGGCGTGGCAATGACGAAGCAGCGATCGGCGGAGAAGCTGTTCAAGTTCCTCGACATGTACGAGAACTTGCGAGATCTGATGCCATCTATGGAATCCCTGTTTGAAGGTGAGTGCGGGGATGACCTCAAGACAGAGATAAACTTGGCACGTTGCCGTCTGGGAGAGACGGCGATACTTATGTTCTGCGATCTCGAGAACTCGATCAAGTTCGACACGGGGAAAACTCCGGTACCAGGAGGAGCAGTCCACCCCCTGATTCGCTACTCGATGAATTACCTAAAATACGCATGCGAGTACAAGGACACCTTGGAGCAAGTCTTCAGAGAGCATTCTAAGATCGAACGTGCAGACTCGATTAACAGACCACAGTATTTAGAGGATGAAACGCAGAGTCTAAATAATCAGAACGAAACCCAGTCTCGGTCCCCGTTTTCGGCACAGTTGATGAGAGTGATGGAATTGTTGGACTCCAATCTGGAAGGCAAGGCTAAGCTGTATAAGGACGTGGCTTTGAGCAACATCTTCATGATGAACAACGGGCGGTACATCCTACAGAAGATAAAAGGGTCCACGGAGATCCACGGGTTAATGGGCGACACCTGGTACCGCAAGCGGTCGTCGGATATGAGGCAGTACCACAAGAACTACCAAAGAGAGACGTGGAATAAGCTATTGGGCTGTCTGAACCACGAGGGGTTGAACGTAAACGGGAAGGTGGTGAAGCCGGTTCTGAAGGAGAGATTCAAGAGCTTCAATCAGATGTTCGACGAAATACACAAGACGCAGAGCACCTGGGTGGTCAGCGATGAGCAACTTCAGTCGGAGCTTCGGGTGTCGATATCGGCGGTGGTGATTCCTGCGTACCGATCGTTCTTAGGAAGATTCTCGCAGTACTTGCAAGCTGGGAGACAAACGGAGAAGTACGTGAAGTACCAACCTGAAGATATAGAAGACTGCATTGACAAGCTATTTGAAGGGAATCCCGCGTCGACTGCCAGGAGGAGACCATAG
- the LOC109001319 gene encoding uncharacterized protein LOC109001319, translating into MRSNYSSGGYRRRRVSVRSCLILCALCIAFLLLMVALRPVGDPPLDVDFPSLSLRVVGGEADIPNPGRSAGNRAGESQKKCATVEEMGELFQGGFWKESLRVRTIIREHFDLNGASRVRVLPPEQFCRHGFVLGKSSEAGFGNEMYKVLTAATLSIMLNRSLIIGQTRGKYPFGDYISYSNLTLTLKEVKHLWRRNGCERMYRRRLIMRTDDFMKPSETNVLCSNWRKWKQPIIWFQDTTDAMAAQFFLKNIHPEMRNAASNLFGQPELLQSRANVFGELMRVLISPTKDVEEAVNWVIGGGVDPDISLHMRMLTNRSVRAVWAALNCVRRAMRMQHLTSRPKVVLVSDSPSLIKIITPHLSVFAEVLHFDFELFKGNISSDDKGLHNLDFRVKDWGPAPRWVAFVDFFLASRAKYAVISGAHRRVGTTYAQLAAALAAAYSLGDNSTSSSFSFLSSFQGNLLTEGLRLQVGWGHVWSRFAGLLSCRHQPSQCAFTPLLPPAWWDGLWQSPIPRDIRRLAAYGVQLSGFGTVDEDYLRSFCKSRKTVVRTIPFVL; encoded by the exons ATGAGGTCTAACTATTCTTCCGGTGGATATAGAAGGAGACGAGTGTCCGTACGTTCATGTCTGATTCTGTGTGCCCTTTGTATTGCTTTTTTGCTATTGATGGTCGCTCTGAGACCTGTTGGTGATCCTCCCCTGGATGTTGAtttcccctctctttctcttcgtGTCGTTGGCGGTGAGGCGGATATTCCGAATCCGGGTCGGAGTGCAGGAAACAGAGCTGGGGAATCGCAGAAAAAGTGCGCCACGGTTGAAGAGATGGGAGAGCTCTTTCAAGGAGGGTTCTGGAAGGAAAGTCTCCGAGTCAGAACCATTATCCGGGAACACTTCGATTTAAATG GGGCCTCAAGAGTCCGAGTTCTTCCTCCAGAGCAGTTCTGCAGACATGGTTTTGTGTTGGGGAAATCATCCGAAGCAGGTTTTGGGAATGAAATGTACAAGGTCCTAACTGCTGCAACATTGAGCATAATGTTGAACCGGTCCTTGATCATCGGGCAAACCAG GGGTAAATATCCTTTCGGGGATTACATTTCTTACTCCAACCTCACCTTAACCTTGAAAGAAGTCAAGCATTTATGGAGACGCAACGGTTGTGAGAGGATGTATAGAAGGCGTCTGATAATGAGGACTGATGATTTTATGAAGCCATCTGAAACAAATGTCCTCTGTAGCAATTGGAGGAAATGGAAACAACCAATAATTTG GTTCCAAGATACCACAGATGCTATGGCAGCTCAATTTTTCTTGAAGAACATACACCCTGAGATGAGGAATGCTGCTTCTAATTTATTTGGACAGCCAGAACTTCTCCAATCTCGGGCTAATGTGTTTGGGGAGCTGATGAGAGTTCTGATATCTCCTACAAAAGATGTTGAGGAAGCAGTCAATTGGGTAATTGGCGGGGGGGTGGATCCTGATATCTCATTGCACATGCGGATGCTTACAAATAG GTCTGTGAGAGCGGTATGGGCAGCATTGAATTGCGTGAGAAGAGCCATGCGCATGCAACACCTCACGTCAAGACCAAAAGTGGTTTTAGTGTCAGATAGTCCGtctcttataaaaattatcACACCACATTTGAGTGTATTTGCAGAG GTacttcattttgattttgagcTTTTCAAAGGAAATATATCCAGTGATGATAAAGGATTGCataatttagattttagagTGAAGGACTGGGGCCCCGCACCTAGATGGGTTGCATTTGTTGACTTCTTTCTTGCATCTCGTGCTAAGTATGCTGTTATCTCTGGGGCTCACAGGCGTGTTGGGACTACCTATGCTCAGTTAGCAGCAGCGCTGGCTGCAGCATACAGTCTTG GGGATAATTCTACTAGTTCAAGTTTTTCGTTCTTAAGCAGCTTCCAAGGTAATTTGTTAACGGAAGGTTTGAGGCTTCAGGTTGGGTGGGGACATGTCTGGAGCAGATTTGCTGGTTTGTTGAGTTGTCGTCACCAGCCCAGTCAATGTGCTTTCACACCGCTTCTGCCTCCAGCTTGGTGGGATGGACTATGGCAGTCCCCCATTCCACGTGATATTCGAAGGTTGGCTGCGTATGGTGTCCAATTATCGGGTTTTGGAACAGTTGATGAAGATTATCTCCGGTCTTTCTGTAAGTCAAGAAAAACTGTTGTGAGAACCATCCCATTCGTACTGTAA
- the LOC109001323 gene encoding regulation of nuclear pre-mRNA domain-containing protein 1A, whose translation MGSAFNPQILAEKLAKLNSSQASIETLSHWCIFHMNKAKQVVETWDRQFNCSPREQRLAFLYLANDILQNSRRKGSEFVGEFWKVLPDALRDVIENGDDYGRNSALRLIDIWEERKVFGSRGQLLKEGLAGRQIENNNRNGKNLSFKLRPSAGNILEKLVSDYHILYGGQLDEEVVLSKCTNAISSLEKVDKEIGGDINSGQFHGSGFVEELQGQHAVLRDCIEQLTAVESARTTLVSHLREALQEQEFKMGQVRNQLQAAQSRSEQAGSDCQRLSNRDKVQSLLEQSPREAQTSIAPQSFIPGDREQSAPVMYTRQVSFPEKSGHVEEDPRKSAAAAVAAKLTASTSSAQMLSYVLSSLASEGVIGNPMKETPCDYPPEKRHKIENDQSSYMPPQNLQRPPVPPYPHPESIQHVSTTNQQFTPNEPPPPPSTSPPLLPPLPPIAQYTVPQYMHTAGSITSAPYSYGMTQQQLPSMPSYLTVGAPVNAIPPFSTPPTNSYQGFQGSDVNIYNQPSSMPMSPISRQ comes from the exons ATGGGCAGTGCATTCAATCCACAGATTTTGGCGGAAAAGTTGGCCAAGCTCAACAGTTCACAGGCGAGTATAGAGA CTTTGTCACATTGGTGTATATTCCATATGAATAAAGCAAAACAAGTTGTTGAAACATGGGATCGGCAGTTTAATTGTTCTCCACGTGAGCAGAGATTGGCCTTTCTATATCTTGCAAATGACATATTGCAGAACAGTAGGCGAAAGGGCTCAGAGTTTGTTGGTGAGTTTTGGAAGGTTCTTCCAGATGCTCTTCGTGATGTGATTGAAAATGGGGATGATTACGGAAGGAATTCTGCACTGCGACTG ATTGATATatgggaagaaagaaaagtttttgGTTCTCGGGGGCAACTTCTTAAGGAAGGGCTTGCGGGTAgacaaattgaaaataataatagaaatggAAAGAATTTGAGCTTCAAACTG AGACCATCTGCTGGAAATATATTGGAAAAATTAGTTTCAGACTATCATATCCTTTATGGTGGCCAGTTGGATGAAGAAGTTGTACTGAGCAAGTGTACCAATGCCATTAGCAGTCTTGAGAAAGTAGATAAGGAAATTGGTGGCGATATTAATTCAG GGCAATTCCATGGATCTGGTTTTGTGGAGGAGCTGCAGGGGCAGCATGCGGTACTGAGGGACTGTATTGAACAATTAACGGCAGTAGAATCAGCAAGAACAACTCTCGTGTCTCATTTAAGAGAAGCCCTCCAGGAGCAG GAATTCAAGATGGGCCAAGTCCGCAATCAACTTCAG GCCGCACAGTCCCGATCAGAACAGGCAGGTAGTGACTGCCAACGGTTATCAAATAGAGACAAAGTTCAGTCACTACTTGAGCAGAGCCCGAGGGAAGCTCAAACCTCCATAGCACCTCAAAGCTTCATACCAGGGGATAGGGAACAATCAGCTCCTGTAATGTACACACGGCAGGTTTCCTTTCCTGAAAAATCTGGCCACGTTGAGGAAGACCCACGCAAGTCGGCCGCTGCTGCAGTGGCAGCAAAGCTAACTGCATCGACATCCTCAGCGCAGATGCTTTCCTATGTCTTATCCTCGCTTGCATCAGAGGGTGTCATAGGCAATCCAATGAAAGAAACCCCTTGTGATTACCCCCCTGAAAAGAGGCATAAGATTGAAAATGACCAATCCTCTTACATGCCCCCTCAAAATCTTCAACGACCTCCAGTTCCTCCTTACCCTCATCCTGAATCTATACAACATGTCTCTACTACCAACCAACAGTTTACTCCAAATGAGCCACCACCACCTCCCTCAACATCTCCTCCACTTCTGCCACCACTGCCGCCTATAGCACAATACACAGTGCCCCAGTACATGCACACTGCAGGATCAATAACTAGTGCACCATACAGCTATGGCATGACCCAACAACAGCTGCCTTCAATGCCGAGTTATCTGACAGTTGGGGCTCCAGTGAATGCTATACCTCCCTTCAGTACACCTCCTACAAATTCTTATCAGGGTTTTCAGGGTTCAGATGTTAATATCTATAACCAACCATCATCCATGCCAATGTCTCCAATTTCTCGGCAATAG
- the LOC109001320 gene encoding probable serine/threonine-protein kinase PBL7, with protein sequence MGCPCFGLCKKGEGSKLKGEKAREVKENRKPAENVPPSSSKVNVLGSKFNNESSLQLYDTKDESNNPAKSPTFTYRELATATKNFRDESFIGEGGFGVVYKGKLESIGQVVAIKKLDHSGLQGDPEFLVEVLMLTLMRHPNLVTLYGYCAEGNQRLLVYEYMPLGSLEEHLHDLPPDKEPLDWNTRMMIAAGAAKGLEFLHHQAQPPVIFRDLKSSNILLGEGFHPKLSDFGLAKFGPSGDKSHVSTRVMGTQGYCAPEYATSGKLTMKSDIYSFGVVLLELITGRKALDVSHGRDRQLVEWARPIFNERNKYVQLADPLLRGQFSESVLKKAVDVAILCLQEKANNRPSMQDVVAALNYLASQKYSTNKVIKADVKGTEDNSPNEIDMLDKGIKREQAVAEARSWGETWRDKRRQSTQTCPDGL encoded by the exons ATGGGTTGCCCTTGCTTTGGGTTGTGCAAGAAAGGGGAGGGGTCAAAGCTGAAGGGCGAGAAGGCCAGAGAGGTTAAGGAGAATCGCAAGCCTGCTGAAAATGTTCCTCCATCATCTTCTA AAGTCAATGTGCTTGGCTCAAAATTCAACAATGAATCAAGTTTGCAATTGTACGACACAAAAGATGAGTCAAATAATCCTGCCAAGTCTCCAACATTCACCTATCGAGAGCTTGCAACTGCAACAAAAAATTTTAGGGACGAAAGTTTCATCGGAGAGGGTGGATTTGGGGTTGTGTACAAGGGGAAGTTAGAGAGCATTGGTCag GTTGTAGCTATTAAGAAGCTTGACCATTCGGGTCTCCAAGGGGACCCAGAGTTTCTGGTGGAAGTTCTCATGCTCACTCTTATGCGTCACCCTAACCTCGTTACTTTGTATGGTTACTGTGCTGAAGGGAACCAGCGTCTTCTTGTATACGAATACATGCCTTTAGGATCCTTGGAAGAACACCTCCATG ATCTTCCACCAGATAAGGAGCCTTTAGACTGGAACACAAGGATGATGATTGCTGCTGGTGCAGCCAAAGGATTGGAATTTCTGCACCATCAAGCACAACCTCCCGTTATTTTCAGGGACTTGAAatcatctaatatattattgggTGAGGGCTTCCACCCAAAACTTTCTGATTTTGGGCTTGCAAAGTTTGGTCCAAGTGGTGATAAGTCACATGTCTCCACCAGGGTGATGGGCACCCAAGGTTACTGTGCCCCTGAATATGCTACAAGTGGAAAATTGACAATGAAATCTGACATCTACAGTTTTGGAGTAGttttgttggagttgattacCGGACGTAAAGCACTTGATGTCAGCCATGGCCGTGATCGACAACTTGTTGAGTGG GCACGTCCTATATTCAATGAACGCAATAAATATGTGCAATTAGCAGATCCATTGCTGAGAGGTCAGTTCTCGGAATCTGTGTTGAAGAAGGCTGTAGATGTGGCAATCTTGTGTCTCCAAGAAAAGGCCAATAATCGGCCTTCCATGCAGGATGTGGTGGCTGCCTTGAATTACCTGGCGTCTCAAAAGTATAGCACAAATAAGGTTATCAAGGCTGATGTTAAGGGCACTGAAGATAACTCTCCAAATGAAATAGATATGTTGGATAAGGGCATAAAAAGGGAGCAAGCTGTTGCAGAGGCCAGGAGTTGGGGAGAGACTTGGAGAGATAAACGACGCCAAAGTACACAGACTTGTCCTGATGGCTTATAA
- the LOC109001269 gene encoding glutaredoxin-C1 → MHYQTESWGSYMPTRSANVGDPLERIERLASENAVVIFSMSTCCMCHAIKRLFCGMGVNPTVHELDEDPRGKDMERALMRLLGNSSAVPVVFIGGKLVGAMDRVMASHINGSLVPLLKEAGALWL, encoded by the coding sequence ATGCATTACCAGACCGAGTCGTGGGGTTCCTACATGCCAACAAGGAGTGCCAACGTGGGTGATCCACTGGAGCGCATAGAGAGGTTGGCGTCAGAGAACGCGGTGGTCATCTTTAGCATGAGCACATGTTGCATGTGCCATGCCATAAAGAGGCTCTTCTGTGGAATGGGGGTGAACCCGACTGTGCACGAGCTGGACGAGGACCCTAGAGGCAAAGATATGGAGAGGGCTCTAATGAGACTCTTGGGCAACTCCTCGGCCGTCCCGGTGGTTTTCATCGGCGGGAAACTTGTTGGGGCAATGGACAGAGTCATGGCCTCCCATATCAACGGTTCTCTTGTGCCTCTTCTCAAAGAGGCGGGGGCTCTGTGGCTCTGA